The proteins below come from a single Oncorhynchus gorbuscha isolate QuinsamMale2020 ecotype Even-year unplaced genomic scaffold, OgorEven_v1.0 Un_scaffold_648, whole genome shotgun sequence genomic window:
- the LOC124019686 gene encoding melanocortin receptor 5-like, which produces MNPMEEMTTMSLFANSSELYYNPNTTVAPNFLTKPKACEQLNIATEVFLILGIISLLENILVICAIIKNKNLHSPMYFFVCSLAVADMLVSVSNAWETIIIYLLTNRQLIVDDHFIRQMDNVFDSMICISVVASMCSLLAIAVDRYVTIFYALRYHSIMTHRRAALIIGAIWTFCTGCGIVFIMYSDTTPVIICLVSMFFTMLVLMASLYSHMFMLARSHVKRIAALPGYNSIHQRASMKGAITLTILLGIFIVCWAPFFLHLILMISCPRNLYCVCFMSHFNMYLILIMCNSVIDPLIYAFRSQEMRKTFKEIIGCYSLRNVFECLPVCYKPGVP; this is translated from the coding sequence ATGAACCCTATGGAGGAAATGACGACCATGTCTCTGTTCGCCAACTCCAGCGAGCTGTACTACAACCCCAACACCACCGTGGCCCCTAATTTCCTCACCAAACCCAAGGCCTGTGAGCAGCTCAACATCGCCACAGAGGTCTTCCTCATCCTGGGTATTATCAGTTTGTtggagaacatcctggtcatctgCGCCATCATCAAGAACAAGAACCTCCACTCCCCCATGTACTTCTTTGTGTGTTCCCTGGCTGTGGCTGACATGCTGGTCAGCGTTTCCAATGCCTGGGAGACCATCATCATCTACCTGCTGACCAACCGGCAGCTCATTGTGGACGACCATTTTATTCGTCAGATGGACAACGTCTTTGACTCCATGATCTGTATATCAGTGGTGGCGTCTATGTGTTCTCTCCTGGCCATCGCTGTGGACCGGTATGTGACCATCTTCTACGCTCTGCGTTACCACAGCATCATGACCCATAGACGGGCCGCTCTCATCATCGGAGCCATCTGGACCTTCTGCACGGGCTGCGGCATCGTCTTTATCATGTACTCCGACACCACCCCTGTTATCATTTGCTTGGTGTCCATGTTCTTCACCATGCTAGTGCTCATGGCCTCGCTGTACAGCCACATGTTCATGCTGGCTCGCTCCCACGTAAAGCGCATCGCGGCACTGCCAGGGTACAACTCCATCCACCAGAGGGCCAGCATGAAGGGAGCCATCACTCTCACAATCCTCCTGGGCATCTTCATCGTCTGCTGGGCACCCTTCTTCCTCCACCTTATCCTGATGATCTCCTGCCCCAGGAACCTGTACTGTGTGTGCTTCATGTCTCACTTCAACATGTACCTCATCCTcatcatgtgtaactctgtgatcGACCCTCTGATCTACGCATTCAGGAGTCAGGAGATGAGGAAAACCTTTAAGGAGATTATCGGTTGCTACAGCCTGAGGAACGTGTTTGAGTGTCTCCCTGTGTGCTATAAACCTGGAGTGCCATAG